CAGCAGTGCCGAACATTTCTAGAAACAAGCCTCTAGATCTGGAGCAGCCCAGGCCTAAAGAATTGGCGAAAAGAACCTTACCAGGAGTCATAGCGCTAGCCGCACCACCGGCAGCCATCCCGGCGATGATTTGCGAGAACCACATCACCACACATCTGGTGGGAGAGATAGTTCTAGCCAAACATAGGGAAAGCGACACAGCAGGATTCAAGGCACCACCGGAGACACCAGCGAAGCACCAGATGGAAAACATAACGGAGAACCCGAAACCAATGGCAATCATGATCAATTGACCCGGATGCGAACCGTCCGGCTGCGCAGTCAGTGCGACGTCATGGTTGGCAACATTGCAGATAACATAAGCGCACCataaaaacataaaagTCCCACAAAACTCACCTACAGCAGCGATGGTGTGGTTTCTGAAAGTGTCCTTGTCGATCCTGAAATGGGAATGCTTCGATTCCGGCTGCTCAGGCGGAACGTAAACATTGTCCACACCGGTTGGATCCAGGTGTgaaatgtttttttcgaCGTCGTTATTGGAGTGATCTGAGGACATTGTGCGGCAAGCTAacgttttctttgaataatatAAACAAGAGATCTTAGCAAGAGTTTGAACACGCTCCATCGAGGGACCCAAACCCAGTACTTTTATACtccaagaacaaaaagagGGCTGGAATAGATCtacgataaaaaaaacactcGAGAGAATGAGAGGAGCATGCTACTTAATTCATGAAAACCCTTATCCTTCATGGACAaatgaatttcttttttctttggtcaaTCCTTTAGTTTTTCTGATTTGCTTTTAGTAGTCATTTAATTGACAAATATGAGACTATAAAATGCATCTAGAAGGTTTGAGAGGGGAAAATCCGTTATGGCGGTGCCAATTCCCGGAAAAAACTCCCCTGCGACGTTAAAACCAGGCAGCTCAGTCGTTTCGACCGCAATAAAGAAGTCGCAGCAATGCGCGCGCATTCCGGATTGGTAgtttaatgaaaataatatttttgtttgctAAGCAGCGGAGGTGCAGCAACTGTAGAGAAAACTCTGCAGAAAGTTTAGAATGGTGCTTAATACATGAAAATGTCCTTGGCCGGACCTCGGGCCGAGGACGGGCGGGAAGAGGAGGCGCTGCTATCCAGAGAAAGATTGCAGTGCAAGGGCCTGTACTTCACGCTTTTCAAGGACATTGTCCCCCCGAGTCGAAAACGCCGTGGAAAACGCGGGAGTCTCGGAAGTTGTCGCTCGAACGGGTATTAGAGTTTTATGCTGGGCAGTAAATGATACTGGCGCCGTTTGTAAGTTGCGCTAGTAATAGCAATAGCAAGGGCAGGGCAAGTGCAGGATTGGGTACGAGAATACGGTTTGGTTAGACgggtttattttttaggTTGAAACGGAATCAATGAGAAGGATAAAGAAGGTTACTGGCGGCTGCGGCAGTTGTTTGGAGTAAACGAAAGGTTTTTATAACGGtaggtatatatatatatatatatatatatatatatatacatacatatatacatatgcatatataaatttatatgtatatatatatatttatatttatatttagaaAAAGAGGGTAAGGAAGAAGTGGGGGTTTTACCAGCACTGgtattcttcaaagtaCTCGATAATCCTTCCAGGGTGGTCGATGACTGTTCGGGAAACGGTGTTTCTTACGTCGTCGACCAAGGCGGGCGGGCCGCAGCATACGATTGCTACGGAGTCCGCTGGACTCCCGTTCTTCATTGACTCGTTTATCAGTTCGTGGAAATCGGGCCTTGTGTGCCTGATGTGTACAAAACTTGTTAGTTCTGTCATTATATCATCAAGATTGATTAGTTGGTCGTGGGCGGTTGGTCCCTTTGCGGCAGGTGGTTTCTGGGTTAGAAAAACCTGCACGTTGAGATTTGCTTGATTTTGCTTTAGTTTTAGGATTTCGGACTTGTAGCCGTTTAGAAACGAGACATTCTTGATTGCTATGATTAATTGTATGCTTGGCTTGGCTGGGTTTTGAGAGAGTTTGATGGCGTGGTCCAACGGACCAGGTAAGCCTGTGCCGCCGCTTAATAACAGCAAATGGTCGAACCTGTTGAGTTTGTAGTTGCTGGGTCCATATGGCCCTTCGATGGCTACTCGGAGCTGTAGCTTGCCGTTCAGCGATTTCAAGATCTGGTTATATATGACCCTGGTAAGCCCGTTTTTCGGTTTAATCACTATAACACACTTGTCCCCTTCATCTATAATGGTGAATGGATGACATTGCCAGAACACCAGAGGATGCAAAAAATAGAGGAAACAATACTGGCCTGGCTTGGATTGCCATTTGCTGTTATGCTTTGGTATGATAACTTTGAACATTTCCTCGTGTGGGTTCTTGCTAGTGTTCAAGTTGATTAGAGTGGCCCTTGGGAATCCGAAATGCAGAATGTTCCAAACCCGGAACACTTTCTCCAGCCCCCATATGATTAGTGATATCACAATCCATTCTTTCCAACCGTTGAATATCGTGACGTGCTTCCAACAGCagtaaaagaacaaaatagCCAACAGTATGTGCgtataaaggaaaaactcGTAGTGCTTTTTCCTTACCATTCCTAATGACAGAACCAGTAAAACACAAAGCGTTGTTGTGGATGCAATGCCGAATTTCCAGTACAATTCCTTGCTGCTTATGGAATAGTTGTGGTTGGCCAACGCGTACAATGAATATGAAAGAGAATGCACCATTGCGTTGAGAACCATGATTCTGCCGATCCATTTATGGAAACTAATGAATGAATTAAACTTAAGTCCGGttaaaaattccaaaaaacTATTTCTTGCTGTGAAAATGATGATTAGAGGAAATTGTGTAAACGCTATTATCCCGGATCTATCAGCCAGTAATCTCATAAATTGCGACAGGTGGCTCTTGAAAATAAGATTATAGGGA
This DNA window, taken from Saccharomyces eubayanus strain FM1318 chromosome XII, whole genome shotgun sequence, encodes the following:
- the FRE6 gene encoding putative ferric-chelate reductase — encoded protein: MQRLLLLLTWLLSLASAFDIKIPRTEKRDQIEYNAVLACASYINTLKWSFDSSLVPGFCSTTCFYPPAFDTWSLCIFNSLTDHAVPTVNASFEKSLGNVRKMCSFVDKRFSNISLEQYYFSLNNASAHAIKHYNSTECLSTSVWADFKTRSKWVLAFHANTYNSDISSVYGAYLSYYFVIVGVIAVFFHMSHYNGLNRVLFRCRIINLIRGHCVLPTFLIGKHANHFKFLNFEIFSGLMPNSLESWIIIGYTLANMIFLSIDYIIDPYNLIFKSHLSQFMRLLADRSGIIAFTQFPLIIIFTARNSFLEFLTGLKFNSFISFHKWIGRIMVLNAMVHSLSYSLYALANHNYSISSKELYWKFGIASTTTLCVLLVLSLGMVRKKHYEFFLYTHILLAILFFYCCWKHVTIFNGWKEWIVISLIIWGLEKVFRVWNILHFGFPRATLINLNTSKNPHEEMFKVIIPKHNSKWQSKPGQYCFLYFLHPLVFWQCHPFTIIDEGDKCVIVIKPKNGLTRVIYNQILKSLNGKLQLRVAIEGPYGPSNYKLNRFDHLLLLSGGTGLPGPLDHAIKLSQNPAKPSIQLIIAIKNVSFLNGYKSEILKLKQNQANLNVQVFLTQKPPAAKGPTAHDQLINLDDIMTELTSFVHIRHTRPDFHELINESMKNGSPADSVAIVCCGPPALVDDVRNTVSRTVIDHPGRIIEYFEEYQCW
- a CDS encoding aquaporin family protein translates to MERVQTLAKISCLYYSKKTLACRTMSSDHSNNDVEKNISHLDPTGVDNVYVPPEQPESKHSHFRIDKDTFRNHTIAAVGEFCGTFMFLWCAYVICNVANHDVALTAQPDGSHPGQLIMIAIGFGFSVMFSIWCFAGVSGGALNPAVSLSLCLARTISPTRCVVMWFSQIIAGMAAGGAASAMTPGKVLFANSLGLGCSRSRGLFLEMFGTAALCLTVLMTAVEKRETNFMAALPIGISLFIVHVALTGYTGTGVNPARSLGAAVAARYFPTYHWIYWIGPILGAFLAWSVWQLLQFLDYTTYVNAEKAAGQKKE